The proteins below are encoded in one region of Parvicella tangerina:
- a CDS encoding helix-turn-helix domain-containing protein yields the protein MVDSTDLNFLKRLGTNIVRLRKELNISQAELAYRIGMEKSNLSVIENGRSNPQVITLVKLAAALDCSLPELLDFEFDYAHFLEAPSEYIARKHKKDDK from the coding sequence ATGGTTGATTCCACCGATTTGAATTTTCTGAAAAGACTCGGAACAAATATAGTTCGCCTAAGAAAAGAACTGAACATTTCTCAAGCTGAACTGGCTTATCGAATTGGTATGGAAAAGTCAAATTTGAGCGTGATCGAAAATGGTCGATCAAATCCGCAAGTGATTACCTTGGTGAAGCTTGCGGCAGCATTAGACTGTTCCTTACCTGAATTATTGGATTTTGAATTTGACTATGCCCACTTTCTAGAAGCTCCCTCAGAATACATTGCCAGAAAACACAAGAAAGATGACAAGTAG
- a CDS encoding calcium-binding EGF-like domain-containing protein gives MKIKFLLTTILVSVSLTITNCKKEGCTDPTATNYNSSAKKNDGSCIYPDPDPCDGISCLNGGYCANGTCNCPDGYSGSDCGVALTPTSMSITSATLTAYPMTNGGAGWDPSSGPDVYITINSGTSANNNEFQSSYFADVTGQSLTFTNGFPISVPSPASNYTIGIWDYETSTGLEEFMTGLYFTPIDHDSGFPPTITLSTASMSITLNVEWQF, from the coding sequence ATGAAAATAAAGTTTCTTCTCACAACAATCTTAGTTTCGGTTTCTTTAACTATTACTAACTGCAAAAAAGAAGGCTGTACAGATCCAACTGCCACTAACTACAACTCATCTGCTAAGAAAAATGACGGAAGCTGTATCTACCCTGACCCAGACCCATGTGACGGTATATCCTGTTTAAATGGTGGTTATTGCGCAAATGGAACTTGCAATTGCCCTGATGGCTACTCTGGTTCAGACTGTGGCGTAGCACTTACTCCTACTTCAATGTCAATTACATCAGCTACCCTTACAGCCTATCCAATGACAAATGGAGGTGCAGGATGGGACCCATCATCAGGGCCAGATGTATATATAACAATCAACTCTGGGACAAGTGCAAATAATAATGAGTTTCAATCATCTTATTTTGCAGATGTCACTGGCCAAAGTTTGACATTTACCAATGGATTCCCTATTTCTGTTCCATCACCAGCTTCAAATTACACGATAGGTATTTGGGATTATGAAACTTCGACAGGCTTAGAAGAATTCATGACTGGATTATACTTTACTCCAATAGATCACGACAGTGGATTTCCTCCTACAATAACACTGTCAACTGCTTCTATGAGTATCACTTTGAACGTTGAATGGCAATTTTGA
- a CDS encoding SdiA-regulated domain-containing protein gives MVKLLSILLCFFLFSCNAQQAHQLTTLSEEVKETSGLLIWEGAFYTFNDSGGEPELYQLDTLSGEVLRTLPVKGAKNKDWEAITTDGKYIYIGDIGNNMGGRKDLVIYKCPIEGLKSGALNAEEIEISYEDQDDFKHKGHDHEFDGEGLFVRNDKLYLISKNWEKDESKIYEVPTKPGEYELEEEEKIDVFGKVTDAFFSEKHNSLFLIGYGKFPFITYLKDFDGNHASLEVTLPVTSPNGFQTEGISVSGGRIYYTSEQVDIFEAELARYFVSDFAQLIKVYLKGSTIKVSAQVKMKEIIIEKKKGKNLLELEDLNARSKSIPVWSFDDEDEVYVKIKLENGAECRQRISLKD, from the coding sequence ATGGTAAAACTGCTCTCAATTTTACTTTGCTTTTTTCTTTTTAGCTGTAATGCACAGCAAGCCCACCAGTTGACCACACTTTCTGAAGAGGTTAAAGAAACATCTGGTCTTTTGATTTGGGAAGGAGCGTTCTACACGTTCAATGATTCTGGAGGAGAGCCTGAACTCTATCAACTGGATACACTTTCTGGAGAAGTGCTGCGAACGTTGCCAGTGAAGGGAGCAAAAAATAAAGATTGGGAGGCCATTACAACAGATGGTAAGTACATCTACATTGGAGATATTGGTAATAATATGGGAGGACGAAAAGATCTGGTTATCTACAAGTGTCCGATCGAAGGATTAAAAAGTGGAGCTCTAAATGCTGAAGAGATTGAGATTTCATACGAAGATCAGGATGATTTTAAACATAAAGGACATGATCATGAATTCGATGGAGAAGGACTCTTTGTACGGAACGATAAGTTATACCTTATTTCTAAAAACTGGGAGAAGGACGAGTCAAAGATTTATGAAGTGCCCACAAAACCAGGTGAATACGAGTTGGAAGAGGAAGAGAAAATTGATGTTTTTGGAAAGGTTACCGATGCTTTTTTTAGTGAAAAGCACAACAGTCTTTTTCTGATTGGCTATGGTAAATTCCCGTTTATCACCTACCTGAAGGATTTTGATGGAAATCATGCATCACTCGAAGTTACTTTACCTGTGACTTCACCCAATGGATTCCAAACGGAGGGGATATCAGTATCAGGTGGTAGAATTTATTACACCAGCGAACAAGTTGATATTTTTGAAGCAGAGCTGGCCAGATACTTTGTGTCTGACTTTGCTCAGCTCATCAAGGTATATCTCAAAGGAAGTACAATAAAGGTTAGCGCTCAAGTAAAGATGAAAGAGATCATTATTGAAAAGAAAAAAGGAAAGAACCTACTTGAATTGGAAGACCTCAATGCACGTTCTAAGTCCATTCCAGTTTGGAGTTTTGATGATGAAGATGAGGTCTACGTAAAAATCAAGCTTGAAAATGGAGCTGAATGTAGACAAAGGATTAGTCTTAAGGACTAA
- the paaD gene encoding 1,2-phenylacetyl-CoA epoxidase subunit PaaD has product MNKEEQHIYDLIKDIPDPEIPVLTIVDLGVIRKVERVSDDFVITITPTYTGCPAMNQFEDDILKTLKDNGVSNVHIETQYEPAWTTDWMSDNAKQKLQDYGIAPPQEKTSDKNYIIGKEKKKVICPQCKSEDTKMISQFGSTACKALYQCNNCKEPFDYFKCI; this is encoded by the coding sequence GTGAATAAAGAAGAGCAACATATTTATGACCTGATCAAGGATATTCCTGATCCAGAGATACCTGTTTTAACCATTGTTGATTTGGGTGTTATACGCAAGGTAGAACGAGTGAGTGATGATTTTGTGATTACAATTACACCAACTTATACAGGCTGTCCTGCGATGAATCAGTTTGAGGATGATATCTTGAAAACGCTTAAGGATAACGGGGTGAGTAATGTTCATATAGAAACCCAGTATGAGCCCGCATGGACTACCGATTGGATGAGTGACAACGCAAAGCAAAAATTGCAGGACTATGGAATTGCCCCCCCTCAGGAAAAAACTTCAGACAAAAATTATATCATTGGAAAAGAGAAGAAAAAAGTCATTTGTCCGCAATGTAAATCTGAAGACACCAAGATGATTAGTCAGTTTGGCTCTACAGCTTGTAAGGCGCTCTATCAATGTAACAACTGTAAGGAACCGTTTGACTACTTCAAGTGTATTTAA
- a CDS encoding SufE family protein — protein MTIEERGNEVVEEFELFDDWMEKYEHIIELGKDLPLIEEQYKTEENLIKGCQSKVWAWAEYQDGKINFTGDSEAIITKGIIALLIRVLNNSSPQDIVKADFEFIHQIGLQDHLSPTRANGLVGMIKRLKELALQNCE, from the coding sequence ATGACGATTGAAGAAAGAGGTAACGAAGTTGTAGAGGAGTTTGAACTGTTTGACGATTGGATGGAGAAGTACGAGCACATTATTGAGCTTGGCAAAGATCTCCCCTTGATTGAAGAACAATACAAAACTGAAGAAAACCTGATCAAAGGCTGTCAGAGTAAAGTTTGGGCCTGGGCAGAGTATCAGGATGGAAAAATTAATTTTACAGGGGATAGTGAGGCGATCATTACAAAAGGTATTATTGCTTTACTCATTAGAGTGCTGAATAATTCATCTCCGCAGGATATCGTGAAAGCTGATTTTGAATTTATCCACCAGATTGGACTCCAAGATCATCTGTCTCCAACCAGAGCAAATGGTTTAGTGGGGATGATCAAACGATTAAAAGAGTTAGCATTGCAGAATTGTGAATAA
- a CDS encoding DUF4286 family protein has protein sequence MILYNVTINIDDEVHDEWLSWMKEVHIPDVMNTGYFVENKICKILAESEGGVSYSIQYLCKSMDELENYQKEHAPRLQKEHTDKYAGRFAAFRTLLEVVHKQDK, from the coding sequence ATGATACTATATAATGTAACGATCAACATTGATGATGAAGTGCACGATGAATGGCTGAGCTGGATGAAAGAGGTTCATATTCCGGATGTAATGAATACTGGTTATTTTGTCGAGAATAAAATCTGTAAGATTCTGGCTGAATCAGAAGGGGGAGTTTCTTATTCCATCCAATACCTTTGTAAGAGTATGGATGAGCTGGAAAACTATCAGAAAGAACATGCACCAAGACTTCAAAAAGAACATACAGATAAGTATGCTGGTAGGTTTGCGGCTTTTAGAACATTGTTAGAGGTTGTACACAAACAAGATAAATGA
- the rlmB gene encoding 23S rRNA (guanosine(2251)-2'-O)-methyltransferase RlmB: MRDGNEKYSRKEDPNLIYGIRAVIEAIDAGRQLNKVFVQTGLEGEIFKELRDKMKSSDVVYQQVPIQKLNRLTQNNHQGVVAYASPIEYQSLDAIITATFEKGEAPFIFILDRVTDVRNMGSIARSAECHGVHAIVIPSRGNAGVTADAIKTSAGALNKIPVCREHHLKDAILLCQQSGIKVVACTEKTDQLLYDAGLGEPIAVIMGSEEDGVSKEYLKVSDDKVKIPMEGTIASLNVAVSAGIVMYEINRQRKSER; encoded by the coding sequence ATGAGAGACGGTAATGAGAAATACAGTAGAAAGGAAGATCCAAATCTGATCTATGGAATACGAGCGGTGATCGAAGCGATTGACGCTGGGAGACAGCTAAATAAAGTATTTGTCCAAACAGGATTGGAAGGAGAGATATTCAAGGAACTCCGGGATAAAATGAAATCAAGTGATGTTGTCTATCAACAGGTTCCCATCCAGAAGTTAAATAGACTTACACAAAATAATCATCAAGGCGTGGTTGCTTATGCTTCTCCAATCGAATATCAGAGTTTGGACGCAATTATCACCGCTACTTTTGAGAAAGGAGAGGCTCCCTTTATTTTTATACTTGATCGGGTTACGGACGTGAGAAATATGGGTTCTATAGCAAGGTCTGCCGAGTGTCATGGCGTGCATGCTATTGTGATTCCTTCAAGAGGTAATGCAGGGGTAACAGCAGATGCGATTAAGACTTCGGCTGGAGCTCTCAATAAGATCCCGGTGTGTAGGGAGCATCACCTGAAGGATGCAATCTTGTTGTGTCAGCAGTCTGGTATAAAAGTGGTGGCGTGTACCGAAAAAACAGATCAGTTATTGTATGATGCAGGTTTAGGAGAGCCAATTGCTGTGATCATGGGAAGCGAAGAAGATGGTGTCTCAAAAGAATACCTTAAGGTATCCGATGATAAGGTTAAGATCCCGATGGAAGGGACAATTGCTTCGTTGAATGTGGCAGTATCTGCTGGTATTGTGATGTACGAAATTAATAGACAAAGAAAATCAGAAAGATGA
- a CDS encoding GWxTD domain-containing protein, whose translation MMRLIGIIGSIVSLIWVIQSCSNQGVQGSNFSQVYGKKNVTITPDYLVYHHARDKSTLHFQFNSTQVLYARKDKSQPYQSKVKIHYEAYAVDNKKELVDSSSLMIYDTVEKKVTKLINGKIDLSLELGKKYYLRVFATDLNRNNTFEKLLMVDKVNESSAQFYLIRNKQDSAIFYNNYTIDRTPVIVQSEVNKGKKIFAYQYFRSFPIAAPPFAHPNHNSFNYQPDEKHEVAINEAGKFEYLLLDTGFVHFVIDTTQRKGLTVFGFENNYPKIKNVFGMVPPLRFISSNSEFDELNNSENTKKSVDLFWLSKAGDEDRGREVIKRYYNRVQDANDNFTSYVEGWKTDRGMVSIVYGTPKSVRVQRDEEIWYYGEETNSFSLQFTFVKVDNPFTQNDYKLIRATSYKSSWYRAVDIWRSGRAYWAQY comes from the coding sequence ATGATGAGGTTAATTGGAATAATCGGATCGATAGTGTCGCTGATATGGGTTATTCAAAGTTGTTCAAACCAAGGCGTACAAGGTTCAAACTTTTCACAGGTTTATGGTAAAAAGAATGTGACAATTACGCCTGATTACCTGGTTTATCATCATGCCAGAGATAAGTCCACACTTCATTTTCAATTTAACAGTACGCAGGTCCTTTATGCCCGTAAGGATAAATCACAGCCATACCAATCTAAGGTTAAAATCCATTACGAGGCTTATGCGGTAGATAATAAGAAGGAGCTTGTTGATAGTTCTTCATTAATGATCTACGATACCGTTGAGAAGAAAGTAACCAAATTGATCAACGGAAAAATTGACCTCAGCCTTGAATTAGGGAAAAAGTACTACTTAAGGGTTTTTGCTACGGACCTCAACCGCAATAATACTTTTGAGAAGCTACTCATGGTCGATAAGGTCAATGAAAGCAGTGCTCAGTTTTATCTGATCAGGAATAAACAAGATTCAGCGATATTCTATAATAACTATACCATTGACCGAACCCCAGTTATTGTACAATCAGAGGTGAACAAAGGAAAAAAGATTTTTGCCTATCAGTATTTTAGAAGTTTTCCAATAGCGGCTCCACCTTTTGCCCACCCTAACCACAATTCATTCAATTACCAACCAGACGAAAAGCATGAGGTGGCCATAAATGAAGCAGGTAAATTTGAATACTTGCTGTTAGATACTGGATTTGTTCATTTTGTCATTGATACAACGCAAAGGAAAGGGTTGACGGTATTTGGTTTTGAAAATAACTACCCAAAGATTAAGAATGTTTTTGGAATGGTTCCACCCTTAAGGTTTATCAGTTCAAATTCTGAGTTTGATGAGCTTAATAATTCTGAGAACACAAAAAAATCCGTTGATCTGTTCTGGTTATCCAAAGCTGGAGATGAAGATCGTGGAAGGGAAGTGATCAAGCGATACTATAATCGTGTACAAGATGCGAACGATAATTTCACCTCCTATGTGGAAGGGTGGAAAACAGATCGTGGCATGGTGAGTATTGTTTATGGAACCCCAAAATCGGTTCGGGTGCAGCGAGATGAAGAAATTTGGTATTATGGTGAAGAGACAAATTCTTTTTCGCTTCAATTCACTTTCGTTAAGGTGGATAATCCCTTCACCCAGAATGATTACAAATTGATTAGAGCAACGTCATACAAATCCAGCTGGTATAGAGCGGTAGATATTTGGAGAAGTGGACGAGCCTATTGGGCGCAGTATTGA
- a CDS encoding LuxE/PaaK family acyltransferase yields the protein MYPQSLISNIFEISSDHDFNECALELFHLQYKNVQVYKDYCDLLNVNRETINSFLEIPFLPIQFFKSKKVIWNDFNPDDAKLFLSSGTTATGRSHHYVHDLELYERSFVSTFKQFYGSPEEWTILALLPSYQEQGNSSLIYMVDKLIEQSQNENSGYYLNSEDTLKVLNSLPNQGSKTLLFGVSYALLDLIESQTFDLPNLAVMETGGMKGRRKELTKTELHDLLKTGFNVSGIHSEYGMTELLSQGYSRGDEWFDFPKWMKPVLRKTNDPLTLIDQEGKTGGINIIDLANVYSCAFIATQDLGRMENGRLKIMGRFDHSDTRGCNLLIQ from the coding sequence ATGTATCCTCAATCCTTAATTTCTAACATCTTTGAGATCAGCTCAGACCACGATTTTAACGAATGTGCACTCGAATTATTTCATTTGCAGTATAAAAATGTACAGGTCTATAAGGATTATTGTGACCTGCTGAACGTAAACCGAGAGACTATTAATTCCTTTCTGGAAATACCTTTCTTACCCATTCAATTCTTTAAGTCAAAGAAAGTAATTTGGAATGATTTCAATCCAGACGATGCAAAGCTATTCTTAAGCAGCGGCACAACCGCTACTGGAAGAAGTCATCACTATGTTCATGATCTTGAGTTATATGAACGATCTTTTGTTTCCACTTTCAAACAATTCTATGGATCTCCAGAAGAATGGACAATTCTTGCTCTTTTGCCTTCCTATCAGGAGCAAGGAAACTCATCATTGATCTACATGGTGGATAAGTTGATTGAGCAATCTCAGAATGAAAACTCTGGTTATTACCTAAATTCTGAGGACACCCTAAAAGTTTTAAACTCATTACCCAATCAAGGAAGTAAAACACTTCTGTTTGGGGTTTCGTATGCTTTACTTGATCTGATAGAGTCTCAAACCTTCGACCTTCCCAATCTTGCTGTAATGGAAACGGGAGGCATGAAGGGCAGACGGAAAGAATTAACAAAAACTGAGTTGCACGACCTATTGAAAACAGGTTTTAATGTTTCTGGAATTCATAGTGAATATGGCATGACCGAGTTATTGTCTCAAGGTTATTCTAGGGGAGACGAATGGTTTGATTTTCCAAAATGGATGAAGCCCGTTCTTCGCAAAACTAATGACCCTTTGACACTCATTGATCAAGAAGGAAAAACAGGAGGCATCAACATCATTGATCTTGCCAATGTTTACAGTTGTGCTTTCATTGCCACTCAGGATCTGGGTAGAATGGAAAATGGCCGACTAAAAATAATGGGTAGGTTTGATCATTCAGATACAAGAGGCTGTAATTTATTGATTCAGTGA
- a CDS encoding bifunctional 3-deoxy-7-phosphoheptulonate synthase/chorismate mutase type II codes for MFNTNHKIIIAGPCSVETEEQVMTIAQGLKDANLTLLRGGIWKPRTRPNSFEGVGEEGLPWLKAAGESINVPVTTEVAKGEHVEKALKTGIDVLWIGARTTVNPFAVQEIADALKGVDMPVMVKNPVNPDVDLWMGAIERLSAVGIKDIAAIHRGFSSYGQQVYRNTPMWELPIELKVRMPEIKIICDPSHICGRKDLLQAVAQKSYDLDMDGLMIETHHIPDEAWSDAQQQITPEVFKKLITDLVVRKPETENFILAQGIESLRSQIDQIDNELLELLATRMKTAQEIGAFKKENDITILQLDRWKEIHDARKALGEQLGLSEKFLEVMLNAIHKESINQQNEVMNKKSLNQ; via the coding sequence GTGTTTAATACTAACCATAAAATAATCATAGCAGGTCCGTGCAGTGTGGAAACTGAAGAGCAGGTGATGACCATTGCTCAAGGATTGAAGGATGCTAACCTAACATTGCTAAGAGGAGGGATTTGGAAACCTCGCACTCGTCCCAATTCTTTTGAAGGAGTAGGAGAAGAAGGATTACCTTGGTTAAAAGCTGCCGGAGAGTCAATCAATGTTCCGGTTACTACTGAAGTTGCCAAAGGAGAACACGTAGAAAAAGCCCTGAAGACGGGAATTGATGTCTTGTGGATCGGAGCTAGAACAACAGTGAATCCATTTGCCGTGCAGGAGATCGCTGATGCTTTAAAGGGAGTTGATATGCCTGTAATGGTTAAGAATCCTGTTAATCCAGATGTTGATCTGTGGATGGGAGCAATCGAGAGATTGTCTGCAGTTGGAATTAAAGATATTGCAGCGATTCATAGAGGTTTTTCCAGCTACGGACAGCAGGTTTATCGAAACACTCCGATGTGGGAATTACCAATTGAACTGAAAGTTAGAATGCCAGAAATCAAGATTATTTGTGATCCGAGTCATATCTGTGGTAGAAAAGATTTGTTGCAAGCAGTGGCTCAAAAATCGTATGATCTGGATATGGATGGTTTGATGATCGAAACACATCATATACCTGATGAAGCATGGAGTGATGCGCAGCAACAGATTACACCAGAGGTTTTCAAAAAGTTGATTACTGATTTAGTAGTTAGAAAACCTGAGACGGAAAACTTTATCTTGGCTCAAGGTATTGAGTCATTAAGAAGTCAGATCGACCAGATTGATAACGAGCTCTTGGAACTTCTAGCTACACGCATGAAAACAGCACAGGAAATTGGAGCTTTCAAGAAAGAGAATGACATCACTATTCTTCAACTGGATCGATGGAAGGAAATTCATGATGCTCGAAAAGCTTTAGGAGAACAACTGGGATTGAGTGAAAAGTTCTTGGAAGTAATGCTCAATGCTATTCATAAGGAAAGCATCAACCAACAGAATGAGGTGATGAATAAGAAATCACTGAATCAATAA
- the dut gene encoding dUTP diphosphatase, with product MNVQIVNNSKHPTPHYATDQSAGMDLRANIDEPITLKPLERRLIPTGLHIALPDGFEAQVRPRSGLAYKKGLTVLNAPGTIDADYRGDIGVILINLSSEDFIVEDGERIAQLVVAPYTKVAWNEVAELDETARGEGGFGSTGKK from the coding sequence ATGAATGTACAGATTGTAAATAACTCAAAGCACCCAACTCCTCATTATGCGACAGACCAATCTGCTGGTATGGACCTGAGGGCAAATATTGATGAGCCTATCACCCTAAAGCCGCTGGAGAGAAGATTGATCCCTACAGGGTTGCATATTGCCTTGCCCGATGGTTTTGAGGCTCAGGTAAGACCAAGAAGTGGATTAGCGTATAAGAAAGGATTGACCGTTCTGAACGCTCCAGGAACTATTGATGCAGATTACAGAGGAGATATTGGAGTGATCCTAATTAATTTATCGAGTGAAGACTTTATCGTGGAAGATGGAGAGCGAATTGCTCAACTAGTAGTAGCCCCTTACACAAAAGTGGCTTGGAACGAAGTAGCTGAACTAGACGAAACTGCTCGAGGTGAAGGTGGTTTCGGGAGTACTGGTAAAAAATAA
- a CDS encoding lipopolysaccharide biosynthesis protein → MGALKKLAGQTAIYGVSSILARFLNFLLTPFYTQEGMFSDVQYGIITEMYAYVAFLIVFLTFGMETAYFRYSTKKGVDQSLAYRNSLYSVTLVSGSFILLAILFSQPIANWLVYPNHAEYVIWFAIIVGLDALASIPLAKLRKENRAKKFAMINVVNVAVNIGLNLYFLWYCKGNFEAGNSNWLIDLTYSPEVGVGYVFISNLIASSVKFLMLGGQLQYKGDFDWQLFKEMFRYAYPMLFVGLAFIINEMLDRMMLKSILTKTYLQENANLSFTEANELAQGQLGIYGGNYKIAMIISMFLQAYRYAAEPFFFNQEKEKDSVKTFAKVMNFFVIIVTMMFLAISMNLQIVKHFTPNSIYWEGLVVVPILLGANVLLGIYTNQSIWYKLAHKTYYGAMISIMGALITVTLNLIFIPMYGYMASAWATFVCYGAMVVVSYFMGQKHYPIPYNLRKVGLYVFLAFGLFMIRWRVDISEDINWLQFSYNNALIGVYLAIVLFLDKSLWEMVSTKLLRRK, encoded by the coding sequence TTGGGAGCATTAAAAAAATTAGCAGGTCAAACAGCCATTTATGGCGTGAGTAGTATTCTCGCCAGATTTCTGAATTTCTTATTGACGCCATTTTACACTCAAGAAGGAATGTTTTCTGATGTTCAATACGGCATCATAACAGAAATGTATGCTTACGTGGCATTTTTGATTGTCTTTCTGACCTTCGGAATGGAGACAGCTTACTTTAGATATTCTACAAAGAAAGGAGTGGATCAAAGCCTTGCTTACCGTAACTCACTTTATTCAGTTACCCTAGTATCAGGGTCATTCATCCTGCTAGCAATACTTTTTTCCCAGCCCATTGCCAACTGGTTAGTTTATCCAAATCACGCTGAGTATGTAATATGGTTTGCCATTATTGTCGGGTTGGATGCTTTGGCGTCTATTCCTTTAGCTAAGTTGAGAAAAGAAAATAGAGCTAAGAAATTTGCCATGATCAACGTAGTTAATGTTGCAGTGAATATTGGTTTGAACCTGTATTTTCTCTGGTATTGTAAAGGAAACTTTGAAGCAGGAAACTCCAACTGGTTGATCGATCTTACTTACAGTCCAGAGGTTGGCGTGGGTTATGTTTTTATCTCCAATTTGATTGCAAGTAGTGTTAAGTTCTTGATGCTAGGAGGTCAGCTCCAATACAAGGGTGATTTCGACTGGCAGCTTTTTAAAGAAATGTTTAGATATGCATACCCTATGTTGTTCGTTGGACTAGCTTTTATCATCAATGAAATGCTAGACCGTATGATGTTAAAGAGCATTTTAACCAAAACATACCTTCAAGAAAATGCAAACTTGTCATTTACGGAAGCTAATGAACTAGCCCAAGGTCAGCTTGGGATTTACGGAGGAAACTACAAAATTGCAATGATCATCTCCATGTTCTTGCAGGCCTATCGCTATGCAGCTGAACCATTTTTCTTTAATCAAGAAAAAGAAAAAGACTCGGTTAAGACCTTCGCCAAGGTCATGAATTTCTTTGTGATTATCGTCACAATGATGTTCTTGGCAATTTCTATGAATCTTCAAATAGTTAAACACTTCACGCCCAATAGTATTTACTGGGAAGGGTTGGTTGTGGTGCCGATTTTGCTTGGAGCAAATGTGTTGCTCGGTATCTATACCAACCAAAGTATATGGTACAAGTTAGCCCACAAAACTTATTATGGAGCCATGATTAGCATAATGGGAGCTTTGATTACCGTGACGCTAAACTTGATATTCATCCCTATGTATGGATACATGGCATCCGCTTGGGCCACTTTCGTTTGCTATGGTGCTATGGTTGTGGTTTCTTATTTTATGGGTCAAAAGCATTATCCAATTCCATACAACTTGAGAAAAGTTGGACTTTATGTGTTCCTCGCGTTTGGTTTATTTATGATTAGATGGAGAGTGGATATAAGCGAAGATATTAACTGGTTGCAATTTTCATATAATAACGCTTTGATTGGGGTATATCTGGCAATAGTGTTATTTTTGGACAAGTCTCTTTGGGAGATGGTTTCAACTAAACTTTTAAGAAGAAAGTAA
- a CDS encoding DUF2541 family protein yields MNTLQKTLSTIIILLLFVPAFAQHPPKHPKHVNAPAVVKHKWEKLGSKTVNMKADTDHLLVTAYEGAFTKVKFHVAKAPIHVKSITIIFANGETKHIAINKDFPKGTNSKVFDLPGNKRVIQKIRFEYQTIDNGNGKAIVTAFGKH; encoded by the coding sequence ATGAATACCTTACAAAAGACACTAAGCACAATCATCATCCTTTTATTATTTGTACCCGCTTTTGCTCAGCACCCACCCAAACACCCTAAGCATGTTAATGCTCCTGCGGTGGTCAAACATAAATGGGAAAAACTTGGCAGCAAAACTGTAAATATGAAGGCCGATACAGATCATTTGCTGGTTACAGCTTATGAGGGAGCTTTCACGAAAGTAAAATTCCATGTGGCGAAAGCACCCATACATGTCAAATCCATCACCATCATCTTTGCCAACGGAGAAACAAAACATATTGCAATTAATAAGGACTTTCCAAAAGGAACAAATTCAAAGGTGTTTGACCTTCCTGGAAATAAACGAGTAATTCAAAAGATCAGATTTGAATATCAAACGATTGATAATGGAAATGGAAAAGCTATAGTTACGGCTTTTGGGAAACACTAA